One segment of Triticum aestivum cultivar Chinese Spring chromosome 2A, IWGSC CS RefSeq v2.1, whole genome shotgun sequence DNA contains the following:
- the LOC123189644 gene encoding homeobox protein Hox-B3 → MGANGHPPPASAAAQNGSHSSGGGGGGGGGGGGGGGANPSSGGTAAALRHDPGLSREWTPEEQAILDELLVKYASDAPVIRYAKIAIKLPEKTVRDVALRCRWMSKKESGKRKKEDHSSSKKSKDKKEKVADSSSKPPVHIAGRPSVPPYSLPALPIDDDEISSKAIGGPTGELLETNAQVLSQISTNLGTMQIQDNISLLCQTRDNILRVLKEMNDAPEIMKQMPPLPVKINEELVNSILPRPTVPMQ, encoded by the exons ATGGGCGCCAACGGGCACCCGCcgcccgccagcgccgccgcccagAACGGGTCCCActctagcggcggcggcggcggcggaggaggaggtgggggcgggggagggggagcaaACCCTAGCTccggcggcacggcggcggcgctcCGGCACGACCCGGGCCTGTCCCGGGAGTGGACGCCGGAGGAGCAGGCCATCCTCGACGAGCTGCTCGTCAA GTATGCATCTGATGCGCCTGTTATTCGGTATGCAAAAATAGCCATAAAGTTGCCAGAGAAAACAGTTCGAGATGTGGCTTTGCGGTGTAGATGGATGAGT AAAAAGGAGAGTggtaaaagaaagaaagaggacCACAGCTCATCAAAGAAAAGCAAGGACAAAAAG GAGAAGGTTGCAGATTCTTCATCGAAACCACCTGTTCATATAGCTGGAAGGCCGAGTGTTCCGCCATACTCCCTTCCAGCACTTCCCATTGATGATGACGAAATTTCATCCAAAG CAATTGGAGGTCCAACAGGAGAACTCCTTGAAACTAACGCCCAGGTTTTAAGTCAAATTTCAACAAACCTTGGCACCATGCAG ATACAGGATAACATCTCTCTGCTGTGCCAAACTCGAGATAACATACTCAGGGTGTTGAAAGA GATGAATGATGCCCCAGAGATCATGAAGCAGATGCCACCACTACCCGTGAAGATAAACGAGGAGCTTGTCAACTCCATACTCCCCAGGCCAACTGTACCTATGCAGTAG